The Maylandia zebra isolate NMK-2024a linkage group LG7, Mzebra_GT3a, whole genome shotgun sequence genome contains a region encoding:
- the nxnl2 gene encoding nucleoredoxin-like protein 2, which produces MVEVFSGRTLLNKDGEFVDPEEALRNKVVGIYFSAGWCPPCRDFTPILCDFYTELVEERDPPAQFEIVFVSSDKSTDDMVEYYHDMHGDWLALPWTDDYKNELKHRYKITAVPKLVIVKENGDVITDKGRKQIRDRGLACFRSWLDAAEIFQNFKG; this is translated from the exons ATGGTGGAGGTATTTTCCGGACGCACACTCCTGAACAAGGACGGAGAGTTTGTGGATCCTGAAGAGGCTCTGCGGAACAAGGTGGTGGGGATCTACTTCTCCGCGGGATGGTGCCCGCCGTGTCGGGACTTTACCCCAATCCTGTGTGACTTCTACACGgagctggtggaggagagggATCCTCCGGCTCAGTTTGAAATAGTTTTTGTGTCTTCTGACAAGTCAACCGATGACATGGTTGAATATTACCACGACATGCACGGAGACTGGCTCGCTCTGCCTTGGACGGATGATTACAAAAA TGAGTTGAAGCATCGCTACAAGATCACAGCAGTGCCCAAACTGGTGATCGTGAAGGAGAACGGCGACGTGATCACGGACAAGGGCAGGAAACAGATCCGAGACCGGGGCCTGGCCTGCTTCAGGTCCTGGTTGGACGCTGCTGAGATCTTTCAGAACTTCAAGGGTTAG